In Lascolabacillus massiliensis, a single genomic region encodes these proteins:
- a CDS encoding RagB/SusD family nutrient uptake outer membrane protein has translation MKLKNIFIAFALVLFALTSCSEFLEREPDTILSDDQVFGDEVMIKSVLSNFYGRITWGQHIDDSYSYTILDEASRSESGPDTRQGFEDNRWRVYDYTLMRNLNQFLKGVRETDVLDADTQKMLEGEARFIRAWLYFNMARGMGGMPIIGDEVFEYSPGMDITTLQYPRSTEAEIYNYIISECEAIKNFLPENPSINAARATKWAALMLKARAAVYAGSIANYNNKMPNPIKTPGGEVGIDANLAQGYYQTALSAAEEVINSGKYELQLNKPDDRGRNFYEALSVKENNKEVIWARDYKYPGQTNGFTQINIPASHAEDIDRAYAGPILNLVEDFEYINDRDGEIKIRDNEGNYIFYDRAEDAFANKDPRLWGTVIYPGAIFKGSPVVLQAGQKYFENGEWHVRTSTPGSTDENDILITSINGPNQSNDQYVNKSGFFFRKFLDETPSASTRGRRSEMWFPRFRFAEAVMIASEAAFELGQADKALTYLNMVRERAGIQPLTSMTFDDIVQERRVEFAFEDHRYWDLKRWRIADKVWNGIQDDPNAQQWGLFPYLVNDPGNPNHGKWVFDKIKIHMSPFPRDFQMRNYYNFIDQGWINNNPKLVKNPYQ, from the coding sequence ATGAAATTAAAAAATATATTTATAGCATTTGCTTTAGTGCTTTTTGCACTCACAAGTTGCTCCGAATTTTTGGAGAGAGAACCGGATACAATATTATCTGACGATCAGGTTTTCGGTGACGAAGTTATGATCAAATCAGTTCTTTCTAACTTCTATGGCAGAATTACATGGGGGCAGCATATAGATGACTCCTATTCTTATACAATTTTGGATGAGGCATCAAGATCAGAAAGTGGTCCTGACACCAGACAAGGATTTGAAGATAACAGATGGAGGGTATATGATTATACATTAATGAGAAACCTCAATCAGTTTTTAAAAGGTGTACGTGAAACTGATGTATTAGATGCTGATACGCAAAAAATGTTAGAAGGGGAAGCTAGATTTATAAGAGCTTGGTTATATTTTAATATGGCTCGAGGAATGGGTGGTATGCCTATTATAGGAGATGAAGTATTTGAATATAGCCCGGGTATGGACATTACCACATTGCAATATCCGAGATCTACTGAAGCTGAAATTTACAACTATATAATTTCAGAATGTGAAGCTATCAAGAATTTTCTTCCTGAAAATCCAAGTATCAATGCAGCCAGAGCTACCAAATGGGCAGCATTAATGCTTAAGGCAAGAGCAGCTGTTTATGCAGGATCAATTGCAAATTACAATAACAAAATGCCAAACCCGATTAAAACTCCGGGTGGTGAAGTTGGAATTGATGCTAACCTTGCACAAGGATACTATCAAACAGCACTTTCAGCAGCAGAAGAGGTAATAAACAGCGGTAAATACGAATTACAACTTAATAAACCGGATGACAGAGGAAGAAATTTTTATGAAGCTTTATCTGTAAAAGAAAATAATAAAGAGGTAATTTGGGCACGTGATTATAAATATCCTGGACAGACTAATGGGTTCACACAAATAAATATTCCTGCTTCACATGCTGAAGATATCGACCGTGCTTATGCAGGTCCAATACTAAATCTAGTTGAAGATTTTGAATACATTAATGATAGAGATGGTGAAATTAAAATCAGAGACAATGAAGGTAACTATATCTTTTATGATAGAGCAGAGGATGCATTTGCAAATAAAGATCCAAGATTATGGGGAACTGTAATTTATCCGGGAGCTATCTTTAAAGGTTCACCTGTTGTACTTCAGGCTGGTCAGAAATATTTTGAAAACGGTGAGTGGCATGTAAGAACCAGTACACCTGGTAGTACTGATGAAAATGATATCTTGATAACATCAATAAATGGTCCTAATCAATCAAATGACCAGTACGTAAACAAATCAGGATTTTTCTTCCGCAAATTCTTAGATGAAACTCCAAGTGCTTCAACACGTGGTAGAAGAAGTGAAATGTGGTTCCCAAGATTCAGATTTGCAGAAGCTGTAATGATTGCATCAGAAGCAGCCTTTGAATTAGGACAGGCTGATAAAGCTCTAACATATTTGAATATGGTTAGAGAAAGAGCAGGAATTCAACCACTTACTTCAATGACATTTGATGATATTGTACAGGAAAGAAGAGTTGAGTTTGCATTTGAAGATCACAGGTATTGGGATTTAAAACGTTGGAGAATTGCAGATAAAGTATGGAATGGTATTCAGGATGATCCTAATGCTCAGCAGTGGGGATTGTTTCCATATCTTGTGAATGATCCAGGCAATCCTAATCATGGAAAATGGGTATTTGATAAAATTAAAATTCATATGTCACCATTTCCAAGAGACTTTCAAATGAGAAATTATTATAATTTCATTGATCAGGGATGGATAAATAATAATCCAAAGTTGGTTAAGAATCCTTATCAATAA
- a CDS encoding DUF3823 domain-containing protein, giving the protein MIQYKYFVIILLSVMMFTACGLDNYDAPQSELHGKITYNGQTLGLRGTGEAVQLQLYQDGYELRDNIPVYVGQDGTFSAKLFDGEYKLVTRNQNGPWVNSRDTTVIKLNGTTTVDVQVTPYFTISGANISLNGSQLNASFTVNQVVETANIEYVMLLVSKTNFVDDVSYIGREDFRNVEAGALNLSMDLSSNQQVASAKALFGRVGVRTVGADQAIYSDVVRLK; this is encoded by the coding sequence ATGATACAATATAAATACTTTGTTATAATATTACTGTCAGTAATGATGTTTACTGCCTGTGGTTTGGACAATTATGATGCTCCCCAATCTGAGCTGCATGGAAAAATCACATATAACGGACAGACTTTAGGTTTACGAGGAACCGGTGAAGCTGTTCAATTGCAACTTTATCAGGATGGTTATGAATTAAGAGATAACATACCTGTATATGTAGGACAGGATGGAACTTTTAGTGCTAAATTATTTGATGGAGAATATAAACTGGTTACCAGAAATCAGAACGGACCATGGGTAAATTCTCGTGATACAACAGTGATTAAATTAAATGGAACAACTACAGTTGATGTTCAGGTAACACCTTACTTTACGATATCAGGTGCTAATATTTCACTTAATGGTTCACAGCTGAATGCTTCATTTACTGTAAATCAGGTTGTAGAAACAGCAAATATCGAATATGTAATGTTGCTTGTTAGTAAAACCAATTTCGTTGATGATGTTTCTTATATTGGTCGTGAGGATTTCAGAAATGTTGAAGCAGGTGCATTAAATTTATCAATGGATCTGTCCAGCAATCAGCAGGTTGCAAGTGCTAAGGCTCTTTTTGGAAGAGTTGGAGTAAGAACCGTTGGTGCTGATCAGGCAATATATTCAGATGTAGTAAGATTGAAATAA